From the genome of Vicia villosa cultivar HV-30 ecotype Madison, WI linkage group LG2, Vvil1.0, whole genome shotgun sequence, one region includes:
- the LOC131646832 gene encoding uncharacterized protein LOC131646832 translates to MGNCTSSDSTRVATAKLILQDGRLREFTYPVKVSYLLQEHPSCFICNSDEMDFDDVVTAVDENQALQLGQLYFVLPLSWLRKPLQAQEMAALAVKASSALMKSGASYKCGCRGKQILFSGECDAKRVSPASVSGGVTVQRSRRGRNNRSGSAGVEKFAALLSSIPE, encoded by the coding sequence ATGGGAAACTGTACCTCCTCCGATTCAACTCGTGTTGCGACGGCGAAGCTTATTCTACAAGACGGAAGGTTACGAGAGTTTACTTATCCTGTCAAGGTATCTTACCTCTTACAGGAGCATCCGTCGTGTTTTATATGTAACTCCGACGAAATGGATTTCGACGACGTCGTCACCGCCGTCGATGAAAACCAAGCGTTGCAACTAGGACAGCTTTACTTTGTGCTTCCGTTGAGTTGGTTGAGGAAACCTTTGCAGGCTCAGGAGATGGCGGCATTGGCCGTTAAAGCGAGTTCCGCTCTCATGAAAAGTGGCGCTTCCTATAAATGCGGTTGTCGCGGGAAACAGATTCTGTTCTCCGGTGAGTGTGACGCTAAGCGTGTCTCACCGGCGAGTGTTTCCGGCGGCGTTACTGTACAGAGATCGAGAAGAGGGAGAAATAACAGAAGCGGTAGTGCCGGTGTTGAGAAGTTTGCGGCGTTGTTGAGTTCGATTCCGGAGTAG